In Vigna unguiculata cultivar IT97K-499-35 chromosome 3, ASM411807v1, whole genome shotgun sequence, a single genomic region encodes these proteins:
- the LOC114178120 gene encoding F-box protein At5g39450-like, whose translation MSCDPSLLLCLPDDLFGMVSRFLLPRDVCNLSLCCKSLHDVASSEKVWLTQCDKVGVVPHVDLVEWREGVSSYKALCRFLLRVKPLLGIWVHQNPELGNLVYVMPGFVSVVGCRIIPQELGHLGIQDGPIQWSSVFEVIGDFDGSTMFFLHGREEETDYVHPGSVKYIDESCNVLLLEIEAREQDYGGSSSSSTNCEMISGKACRSNSEISRLQRDCGNAEATVPFSKLGFSDRRKLLEVTIGLIRQEVPGMAAGPLFPVVRDDCDNFQKDLVLLKERRAILCQMCSHGSGRIENEESSQGAESALQLEQDDIRKSCNWSKDLSDLLNKENGHIQCTKKKSLGGYFWGGFKQILRKSSSVNESHAIFDKFTSRREMKHARLEDFLRSSNAIGLTLKASTVKLSSYRAWPNMPDSWFALFKMPLQVPSADQIYAGLWGGTFGWPPGKPSEDKPGKALFFVLLSYEESQEQKLLIATKILEGTHYVLHPNGSAMFIVDINDPSSDSFPWDSNRDTLSVDIKHAFKGEGISNGYGFRYPGSKPGSLFVFENGVLAFVWKDTRAVFTLQRLDLQELLKKGERVPSLPPINNFSYLTKSYSNVFTGFPSASTSSPSPR comes from the exons ATGTCTTGTGATCCAAGCTTGCTCCTGTGCCTACCCGATGATTTGTTCGGCATGGTGTCGCGGTTCCTCTTGCCCAGAGACGTGTGCAATCTCAGTCTCTGCTGCAAGAGTCTCCATGACGTTGCATCTTCTGAAAAAGTGTGGCTCACTCAGTGCGACAAGGTGGGTGTGGTGCCCCACGTGGACCTTGTTGAGTGGAGGGAGGGTGTGTCGTCTTACAAGGCTCTTTGCCGTTTCCTTTTGAGGGTTAAACCGTTGCTTGGAATATGGGTTCATCAGAACCCTGAGCTTGGTAACCTCGTCTATGTCATGCCTGGTTTTGTTTCGGTTGTCGGGTGTCGGATAATTCCTCAGGAGCTTGGTCATTTGGGGATTCAAGATGGTCCTATCCAATGGTCATCTGTGTTTGAAGTTATTGGTGATTTTGATGGTTCAACCATGTTTTTCCTCCATGGAAGGGAAGAGGAGACAGACTATGTTCATCCTGGTTCTGTCAAGTATATAGATGAGTCTTGCAATGTGCTGTTGCTTGAGATTGAAGCTAGGGAACAAGATTATGGtggtagtagtagtagtagtacaAATTGTGAGATGATATCAGGAAAGGCGTGTAGGTCAAACAGTGAGATCTCTAGGTTACAAAGAGATTGTGGAAATGCTGAGGCAACAGTTCCCTTCAGCAAGTTGGGTTTTAGTGATAGAAGAAAGTTGCTTGAGGTCACCATCGGCCTAATTCGACAAGAGGTTCCTGGTATGGCTGCTGGACCATTGTTTCCTGTGGTGAGAGATGACTGTGACAACTTTCAGAAAGATTTGGTGCTTTTGAAGGAAAGAAGAGCAATTCTTTGTCAAATGTGCAGCCATGGTAGTGGTCGGATTGAGAATGAAGAAAGTTCTCAAGGGGCAGAGAGTGCATTGCAATTAGAGCAGGATGACATACGAAAGAGTTGTAACTGGTCCAAGGATTTGTCTGATCTTTTGAACAAGGAGAATGGTCACATACAATGCACCAAGAAGAAAAGTCTTGGTGGATATTTCTGGGGTGGCTTTAAGCAGATCCTCAGAAAATCTAGTTCAGTTAATGAAAGTCATGCAATTTTCGACAAGTTTACTTCAAGACGTGAGATGAAGCATGCACGGCTTGAAGATTTTCTTAGGTCTAGTAATGCAATAGGGCTAACATTGAAGGCATCAACTGTGAAATTATCTTCTTATCGTGCATGGCCAAATATGCCTGATAGTTGGTTTGCACTTTTCAAGATGCCCTTGCAAGTTCCCTCAGCAGATCAAATTTATGCAGGTTTGTGGGGAGGAACTTTTGGTTGGCCTCCAGGAAAACCTTCTGAAGACAAGCCAGGAAAGGCTCTATTCTTTGTTCTGCTCTCTTATGAGGAGTCCCAAGAACAAAAGCTTCTTATTGCAACAAAAATCCTTGAAGGCACTCACTATGTGTTGCATCCTAATGGTTCAGCAATGTTTATAGTGGATATCAATGACCCTTCATCTGATTCCTTTCCCTGGGACTCCAATAGAGACACCTTGTCAGTGGATATCAAACATGCTTTCAAAGGAGAGGGTATTTCAAATGGTTATGGGTTCAGATACCCTGGATCAAAGCCTGGTTCCCTCTTTGTATTTGAAAATGGTGTCCTTGCCTTTGTTTGGAAGGACACTAGGGCTGTCTTCACTTTGCAAAGACTTGACTTGCAAGAACTTttgaagaaaggagagagagtaCCCTCTCTTCCtcccatcaacaatttttcttatttgacCAAGTCCTACTCAAATGTCTTTACAGGCTTTCCTAGTGCTTCCACTTCCTCTCCTTCACCAAG GTAA